The Chelonia mydas isolate rCheMyd1 chromosome 1, rCheMyd1.pri.v2, whole genome shotgun sequence nucleotide sequence ttctcgttggagtctgtttttcaagcttttctgttgcaaaattcccacccttaaatcttttactgagtggccagagaggttgaagtgttctccttccGGTtcttgaatgttatgattcctgatgtcagatttgtgttcatttgTTTCAGATGTAAGGGTCCAGGATGGAATAGATGGCTGTGGCCTGTGTTTTTTGACTCCCAGGTCACTAGTATGGGAGCAGCTTGAGGAACTGACCCTTCAGTTGATGAACACCCTGATTATCCTTGCACGAAGTTGTTTGCTTTTCACGCTGTACACAATGGGGTTCATTAGGGGTGGGACCAGCAGATAGAAGTAGCCCAGGACAAACTGAAGCAAGTGAGAAGAGCTATTCCCAAATCTGTGTATCACAGACAAGCCGATCTCTGGTAGGTAGAAGAGCAGGACAGCACAGAGGTGGGAAACGCAGGTGTTCAAGGCCCTTAGACACTCCGCATGGGACACGACATTCAGCACTGTTTTGAAgatcatcacataagagaggaagatgagcaACGAGTCCAACCCAATGGTTAAGACTAGAGTAGACAAGCCATAGACATTGTTGACTGTGATATCCGAACAAGCCAGGTTCATGACCTCCTGATGTACGCAGTAGGAATGGGAGAGAATATTAGTTCGACAGTATTGGAACCGTTTCAGCAGAAAAGGGAATGGTAATACTAGGACCACCCCTCTTAGCACACAAAGCAGTCCCATTTCAGATAACCTCCATGGAGTTAAGATGGAGGCATAtcttagtgggttacagattgcaaTGAAGCGGTCAAAGGCCATCAACAAGAGGAAGGAGGATTCCATACATTGAAGCaagtggatgaagaacagctgggcaAAGCAGGCATCAAGGCTGATCTCCCTAGAGTTGAACAAGAACATGCCCAGTATCGTCGGTATGGTAGATATTGATAAGCCAAGGTCTGTGATGGAcaacatggaaagaaaaatgtacatgggctcatggaggcttggatctgtttttataatgaacagaatgactgaatttcctactATTGAAATAACATACATTaagcagaaggggatagagatccAGAGATAGACGTCTTCCTTTCCAGGTATCCCGGTGAGAAGGAAAATTGTAAATTGGAATTTGGTAtcattgacagctgacataaTGGACTGGGGAGGTTCAAGGAGTTTTCAGCGTtccttcctgaaaggaaaaagaacaggagactagCTGATATTTAACTAGACATCTTTCTGCTCTGAGTGCAAGTCTAGAGACTCCCAGGAGCTCAAGAAAGATCAGCAAAAACATAGTCTTGGATGTACACCATTAATAGGAAGATAGGCACTGCCAGACTCGATCAGACCTGCAGTCCATCTAGTGCACTATCCAGTGGCCAGTTCCAGAAGCTTCAGAGGCAGGTGGAAGAAACCCTGCAATCGGGAGCTATGAGATAACCAGCACCCAGGAAAAGTTTCCCCCTGACACCCACTAGTTAACCATATtttgtggtgtaaatcaggagggcTTAGAGCCCTTCCAAGccaagcctttttttaaaaaaaaattgctcactaatgaaattgtttttttccaattACCCCTAGAAGcatccagtccctctttgaatcctgCATGCTTTGATCCCcagtgatatcttgtggctgGGAGTTCCACAGCCTATTTGATAACTGTGATTTTACAGTTGTAACTTTCACACAGACACCCTTTCTGGCCTTTCA carries:
- the LOC119565309 gene encoding olfactory receptor 51G2-like encodes the protein MSAVNDTKFQFTIFLLTGIPGKEDVYLWISIPFCLMYVISIVGNSVILFIIKTDPSLHEPMYIFLSMLSITDLGLSISTIPTILGMFLFNSREISLDACFAQLFFIHLLQCMESSFLLLMAFDRFIAICNPLRYASILTPWRLSEMGLLCVLRGVVLVLPFPFLLKRFQYCRTNILSHSYCVHQEVMNLACSDITVNNVYGLSTLVLTIGLDSLLIFLSYVMIFKTVLNVVSHAECLRALNTCVSHLCAVLLFYLPEIGLSVIHRFGNSSSHLLQFVLGYFYLLVPPLMNPIVYSVKSKQLRARIIRVFIN